One Sinobacterium caligoides genomic window carries:
- the accD gene encoding acetyl-CoA carboxylase, carboxyltransferase subunit beta, translating into MSWLDKILPSMGRSEQSDDRNSVPEGLWKSCVKCDAVLYRPELERALDVCPKCDHHMRVGARRRLEIFLDEGEKEELAKEVQPIDRLKFKDLKKYKDRLSAAQKATGEDDALVAMKGTLKGMPVVAVAFEFNFHGGSMGYVVGERFTRAANVALAEGIPFICYSATGGARMQEALISLMQMAKTSAVIRRLRKAGVPYISVMTDPTYGGVSASLALLGDINVAEPNARAGFAGPNIIEQTIRQKLPEGFQRSEFLMEHGAIDLIIPRYEMRDKLYSVLSKLTHQTAA; encoded by the coding sequence ATGAGTTGGCTAGATAAAATTTTACCGTCCATGGGACGTAGCGAACAAAGTGATGATCGTAATAGCGTACCAGAAGGTCTCTGGAAGAGCTGTGTCAAATGTGACGCAGTATTATACCGTCCGGAGCTCGAACGTGCTCTCGACGTGTGCCCTAAGTGCGACCACCATATGCGTGTCGGAGCACGACGTAGGCTTGAGATATTCCTTGATGAGGGTGAAAAAGAGGAGTTGGCTAAAGAAGTACAGCCGATCGATCGCCTGAAGTTTAAAGATCTTAAAAAGTACAAGGATCGCCTTTCTGCAGCACAAAAGGCAACAGGGGAAGATGACGCCCTTGTGGCTATGAAAGGCACACTTAAAGGCATGCCGGTTGTTGCTGTCGCCTTTGAGTTCAACTTTCACGGTGGCTCAATGGGCTACGTTGTCGGTGAACGCTTTACTCGAGCCGCTAATGTGGCACTAGCTGAAGGTATTCCGTTTATTTGCTATTCGGCAACTGGCGGGGCCCGTATGCAAGAGGCTTTAATCTCTCTAATGCAGATGGCTAAAACCAGTGCTGTTATTCGTCGTCTTCGCAAGGCAGGTGTTCCATATATCTCTGTTATGACCGACCCAACATACGGTGGTGTATCGGCAAGTCTTGCTCTGTTGGGAGATATCAACGTAGCAGAACCCAATGCACGCGCCGGTTTTGCTGGGCCAAATATTATCGAGCAGACAATTCGTCAGAAACTGCCTGAAGGCTTTCAGCGAAGTGAGTTCCTGATGGAGCATGGCGCGATCGATTTGATAATCCCTCGCTACGAGATGCGCGATAAGCTTTATTCTGTTTTGTCTAAGTTAACTCACCAGACTGCAGCGTAA
- a CDS encoding SPOR domain-containing protein, with amino-acid sequence MGKQMKQRIIGAVILILLAIIFLPMMLTPKQLAQTDELKREINQPKLETFVIENPNKVRDVKEVGEYQRQLVEQVVTEVDQPIVDDVVSPVPVVDDEAEARLKEKQHLREIERQQKKLEEKQPVLDEQGLPVAWSVQVASFSSKTNAAAITDKLKASEFHAYIKQGSYNNKPIWRVFIGPMSNKAAAMSETKRLAETHRLSGLVVRFVP; translated from the coding sequence ATGGGTAAGCAGATGAAGCAGCGCATCATAGGCGCTGTCATACTCATTCTCTTGGCGATCATTTTTCTGCCGATGATGCTAACACCAAAGCAATTGGCTCAAACTGATGAGCTTAAAAGAGAAATAAATCAACCCAAGCTTGAAACTTTTGTTATCGAGAATCCCAATAAAGTCCGTGACGTTAAAGAGGTTGGAGAATACCAGCGTCAGCTTGTTGAGCAGGTAGTAACAGAGGTTGACCAGCCTATCGTAGATGACGTTGTTAGCCCGGTACCAGTAGTCGATGACGAAGCTGAGGCTAGACTTAAAGAGAAGCAGCACCTTCGAGAGATAGAGCGTCAACAGAAAAAGCTCGAAGAGAAGCAGCCGGTGCTTGATGAGCAGGGTTTGCCTGTTGCTTGGTCGGTACAAGTAGCCAGTTTTAGTTCTAAAACAAATGCTGCAGCGATCACTGATAAGCTTAAGGCTAGTGAGTTTCATGCGTATATTAAGCAGGGCTCATACAACAACAAGCCTATATGGCGTGTGTTTATCGGCCCTATGAGTAATAAGGCTGCCGCCATGTCAGAGACAAAGAGACTTGCAGAAACACACCGTCTAAGTGGTCTTGTGGTTAGGTTTGTACCGTAA
- the trpA gene encoding tryptophan synthase subunit alpha, producing the protein MNRLTKKWAQLKQDGRKALIPYIVAGDPNPDFTVGAMLELVAAGADILELGVPFSDPMAEGPTIALAHERALEHNVSLTSVLDMVSEFRKSDDVTPVILMGYANPVEIVGYEEFANRAADAGVDGLLTVDMPPEEATALDSELKKHDIDNIFLLSPTTTDDRAANICQAASGYLYYVSLKGVTGAANLDIAEVRERVERLRGMTDLPITVGFGIKDDASASAIATVSDGAVVGSALVQRIADASSKYDNAALAKYGAELIGSMRIAMDS; encoded by the coding sequence GTGAACCGTTTAACCAAAAAATGGGCTCAACTGAAACAGGATGGCCGTAAGGCACTTATACCCTATATTGTAGCGGGAGACCCGAATCCCGACTTTACTGTCGGCGCAATGCTCGAGCTGGTGGCAGCGGGCGCTGATATTCTAGAGCTTGGCGTACCTTTCTCTGACCCGATGGCAGAAGGCCCAACGATTGCCCTCGCGCATGAAAGGGCTTTGGAACATAATGTTAGTTTAACTAGCGTGTTAGATATGGTGTCGGAGTTCCGCAAGAGCGATGATGTGACGCCTGTTATTTTAATGGGGTATGCCAACCCTGTTGAGATTGTGGGCTATGAAGAGTTTGCCAATCGTGCAGCCGATGCCGGTGTTGATGGCTTGCTTACAGTTGATATGCCGCCTGAAGAAGCAACGGCTCTTGATAGTGAGCTTAAGAAGCACGATATTGATAACATATTCTTGTTGTCGCCGACGACGACAGATGATCGTGCAGCCAATATCTGCCAAGCCGCAAGCGGATACCTTTACTATGTTTCTCTCAAAGGGGTAACTGGTGCCGCTAATCTCGATATCGCCGAGGTTCGTGAGCGAGTCGAACGTCTACGGGGTATGACTGATTTGCCGATTACTGTCGGCTTTGGTATTAAAGATGATGCCTCAGCTTCTGCCATCGCTACAGTCAGTGATGGTGCTGTAGTCGGTAGTGCGTTAGTACAACGTATTGCTGATGCGTCTTCGAAGTATGATAATGCAGCTCTTGCAAAGTATGGTGCTGAATTGATCGGCTCCATGCGCATAGCAATGGACAGCTAG
- a CDS encoding O-succinylhomoserine sulfhydrylase — MSEDKEQSARDQALAECHIDTLAVRAGQTRTMEGEHSEPIFTTSSYVFNSAASAAARFSGEEQGNVYSRYTNPTVRNFEQRIAAMEGAEMGVGTSSGMAAILSTVMALLKSGDHIICSRSVFGTTTVMFNKYMEKFGVEISYVSLTDIDEWQQAVRSNTAMLFMETPSNPLCELADITEVACIARDCSALLVVDNCFCTPVLQQPLSLGADIVVHSATKYLDGQGRCVGGVVVGKQQHMDEVLGFIRTCGPTMSPFNAWVFLKGLETLNLRMQAHCANALALAQWLESQPSVTKVHYAGLESHPQHALAARQMRGFGGVLSFEVAGGKDEAWRFIDATRIVSLTANLGDAKTTIVHPATTTHSRLTPEARAAAGISDNLIRLAVGLEHIDDLIVDMERGISAL; from the coding sequence ATGAGTGAAGATAAAGAGCAAAGCGCCAGAGATCAGGCGCTTGCCGAGTGTCATATTGACACGTTGGCTGTTCGAGCCGGCCAGACAAGGACGATGGAAGGTGAGCACAGTGAACCTATCTTCACGACATCTTCCTATGTCTTTAATAGCGCGGCCTCTGCAGCTGCACGCTTTAGTGGTGAAGAGCAGGGTAATGTCTACTCTCGCTACACCAATCCAACAGTACGAAATTTTGAGCAGCGGATTGCGGCCATGGAAGGCGCAGAGATGGGGGTTGGTACATCATCGGGCATGGCCGCGATCCTCAGCACTGTGATGGCTCTATTGAAGAGTGGCGATCATATTATCTGTTCGCGTAGCGTCTTCGGGACGACTACAGTCATGTTTAATAAATACATGGAGAAGTTTGGCGTTGAAATCAGTTATGTCTCATTGACTGATATTGACGAGTGGCAGCAGGCTGTTCGTAGTAATACGGCCATGTTGTTTATGGAGACGCCTTCAAACCCTTTGTGTGAGTTGGCAGATATTACAGAAGTAGCTTGCATCGCACGTGATTGCTCAGCCTTACTTGTTGTTGACAACTGTTTTTGTACGCCCGTATTGCAGCAGCCACTCTCTCTTGGTGCTGATATTGTTGTGCACTCTGCGACGAAATACCTCGATGGCCAAGGTCGCTGTGTAGGTGGTGTGGTGGTCGGAAAGCAGCAGCACATGGATGAGGTGTTAGGCTTTATCCGTACTTGTGGGCCGACCATGAGCCCCTTTAATGCCTGGGTGTTTCTCAAAGGACTTGAGACGCTAAACCTACGGATGCAGGCTCACTGTGCTAATGCTTTAGCGTTGGCGCAGTGGCTTGAATCCCAGCCTAGTGTGACTAAAGTGCATTATGCAGGGCTTGAGAGCCATCCGCAGCATGCGTTGGCGGCGAGACAGATGCGCGGCTTTGGTGGCGTACTTTCGTTTGAGGTGGCAGGCGGTAAAGATGAGGCCTGGCGATTTATTGATGCAACTAGAATTGTATCTTTAACTGCAAACTTAGGTGACGCTAAAACGACTATCGTTCATCCAGCAACGACGACCCATAGTCGTTTGACGCCAGAGGCTAGGGCAGCGGCAGGTATCAGCGACAACTTGATTCGGTTAGCTGTTGGTCTTGAGCATATTGATGATTTAATCGTCGATATGGAGCGCGGTATTAGCGCTCTATAA
- the trpB gene encoding tryptophan synthase subunit beta: MMTKEDNTTIRNMPDSNGRYGVYGGRFVSETLMSALHDLEQMYNKLSADPAFQAEFDHDLAHYVGRPSPLYHAQRLSKETGGAQIYLKREDLNHTGAHKINNTIGQALLAKYSGKKRVIAETGAGQHGVATATIAARLGLECQVFMGEEDIQRQAMNVYRMKLLGAKVTPVTSGSRTLKDAMNEAMRDWVTNVDDTFYIIGTAAGPHPYPQLVRDFQCVIGREAREQILQQADRLPDAIVACVGGGSNAIGLFHPFLDDKDVAIYGVEAGGLGLETGKHAAPLSDGRPGILHGNRTYLMEDDNGQIIHTHSVSAGLDYPGVGPEHSWLKDIGRANYVSITDDEALAGFRQLTQVEGIIPALESSHAIAYATKLAATMSSDQIVIVNLSGRGDKDIHTVAAIDGLSI; the protein is encoded by the coding sequence ATGATGACAAAAGAAGATAATACAACGATCCGAAATATGCCTGACAGCAATGGCCGTTACGGTGTCTATGGTGGCCGTTTCGTCTCTGAAACATTGATGTCTGCCCTGCACGACCTCGAACAGATGTATAACAAGCTTTCTGCAGACCCTGCCTTTCAAGCTGAATTTGATCACGACTTAGCTCATTATGTTGGTCGTCCGTCACCGCTGTATCACGCGCAGAGATTAAGTAAGGAGACGGGTGGGGCGCAAATATACCTTAAGCGTGAAGACCTTAACCATACTGGTGCGCATAAGATTAACAATACTATCGGCCAGGCATTGCTTGCTAAATATAGTGGTAAGAAGCGTGTTATTGCTGAAACTGGCGCAGGGCAGCATGGTGTTGCAACTGCTACTATCGCTGCACGTCTTGGGCTTGAGTGTCAGGTCTTCATGGGTGAGGAAGATATCCAGCGCCAGGCGATGAATGTTTATCGAATGAAGTTGCTAGGCGCCAAAGTGACTCCCGTGACCTCTGGTTCACGCACTCTTAAAGATGCGATGAATGAAGCGATGCGTGATTGGGTTACCAATGTCGATGATACCTTTTATATTATCGGTACTGCGGCAGGGCCGCATCCTTACCCTCAGTTGGTTCGGGACTTTCAGTGTGTTATTGGTAGAGAGGCACGGGAGCAAATTTTACAACAGGCCGACCGTCTACCAGACGCTATCGTTGCCTGTGTTGGCGGTGGATCCAATGCGATTGGTTTATTTCACCCTTTCCTCGATGATAAGGATGTTGCTATTTACGGCGTTGAGGCTGGTGGTTTGGGCCTTGAAACAGGTAAACATGCGGCGCCGTTATCCGACGGGCGCCCTGGTATTTTGCACGGCAATCGCACTTATCTGATGGAAGATGACAACGGTCAAATTATCCATACTCACTCAGTTTCGGCAGGGCTTGACTACCCTGGTGTTGGTCCCGAACACTCGTGGTTGAAGGATATAGGTCGTGCTAACTATGTTAGCATCACCGACGATGAAGCTCTGGCAGGTTTCCGCCAATTAACCCAAGTGGAGGGTATTATACCCGCGCTTGAGTCGAGCCATGCTATAGCTTACGCCACTAAATTAGCTGCAACGATGAGCAGTGATCAGATTGTTATTGTTAATTTGTCAGGAAGAGGTGATAAAGATATCCATACTGTCGCTGCCATTGACGGTCTTTCAATCTAA
- the folC gene encoding bifunctional tetrahydrofolate synthase/dihydrofolate synthase, with product MTVDDWLEQIERMHPAEIEMGLARISEVAERLSLLSPVAKVVTVAGTNGKGSTVATLEALLLAADVSVGVNTSPHLLKFNERIRVDGNQISDNELVRAFQQIDDARAEIDLTFFEFTTLAALQCFAWAGVNVVILEVGLGGRLDACNIIDADIAVVTNIAVDHESWLGSDRETIAPEKAGVCRAGKPVVCADPLPPKSLLASFDNIGATPYWIGNDFGFSGQQFHWRQPSGSTESISVGNVPLSNEALATALQVIALSDLPLPKDVPSVVEKIQLAGRFQRIQYQGRSLLLDVAHNPASALRLTERVGREFGGRVNVLFGSMADKDINGVIKALTPMVNGAWFVSGLKVDRAIPPEMLAEHFYALDIKSVSVNKSVAQALARAMSILSDDDLLVVCGSFFTVSETLSILIRKGGIDG from the coding sequence GTGACAGTTGATGACTGGTTGGAGCAGATTGAACGAATGCATCCGGCTGAGATCGAGATGGGGCTAGCACGCATCTCAGAAGTTGCCGAGCGCCTCTCCCTGCTCAGTCCGGTTGCCAAAGTGGTAACGGTGGCAGGCACCAACGGCAAAGGCTCGACCGTCGCCACACTCGAAGCGTTACTGCTCGCAGCAGATGTTAGCGTGGGGGTGAATACTTCACCCCACTTACTCAAATTTAACGAACGCATAAGGGTCGACGGCAATCAGATTTCTGATAATGAGTTGGTCCGTGCATTTCAGCAGATTGATGATGCGCGTGCTGAGATTGATCTCACTTTCTTTGAGTTTACTACGCTGGCAGCCCTACAATGTTTTGCCTGGGCTGGTGTTAATGTGGTGATTTTGGAGGTTGGTCTAGGTGGTAGACTTGATGCCTGCAATATAATCGACGCCGATATCGCGGTGGTTACGAATATTGCGGTGGATCATGAGTCTTGGCTTGGCTCTGATAGAGAAACGATCGCCCCTGAGAAGGCCGGTGTTTGCCGTGCTGGAAAGCCTGTTGTTTGTGCTGATCCTTTGCCCCCAAAAAGTTTACTCGCTAGTTTTGACAATATTGGGGCAACCCCTTATTGGATTGGTAACGACTTTGGTTTTTCAGGCCAGCAATTTCATTGGCGACAACCGAGCGGTAGCACTGAATCAATCTCTGTTGGTAATGTTCCCTTGAGCAACGAGGCGTTGGCAACAGCCCTGCAAGTTATTGCATTGAGCGATCTACCTCTCCCAAAAGACGTACCTTCAGTTGTAGAGAAGATACAGTTAGCGGGGCGCTTTCAGCGCATCCAATATCAAGGGCGATCATTGCTTCTAGATGTGGCGCACAACCCCGCATCTGCTTTACGTCTTACTGAAAGAGTCGGAAGAGAGTTTGGCGGCCGAGTTAATGTGCTTTTTGGTAGCATGGCCGATAAAGATATTAATGGTGTTATTAAAGCGTTAACGCCCATGGTCAACGGAGCATGGTTTGTTTCAGGCCTCAAAGTAGATCGAGCGATCCCCCCCGAGATGTTGGCCGAGCACTTTTATGCACTTGATATTAAGTCAGTTAGTGTCAATAAGTCGGTGGCGCAAGCGTTAGCTCGGGCGATGTCTATACTGAGTGATGACGATTTGTTGGTTGTTTGTGGCTCTTTTTTCACGGTCTCAGAGACCCTTTCAATATTAATACGTAAGGGGGGCATCGATGGGTAA
- the purF gene encoding amidophosphoribosyltransferase → MCGIVGVVAKSNVNQALFDALTVLQHRGQDAAGMVTCDNSSLHQRKGNGLVRDVFRTRHMTRLVGTMGIAHIRYPTAGGSSPALAQPFYVNSPYGISLAHNGNLTNAEQLSKEVFKTDLRHMNTDSDSEVLLNVFAHEMQVLGKLNPCADDVFTAVKRVHQRCRGAYAVVAMIANRGMVAFRDRFGIRPLVIGQRKTDSGTEYMVASESVAIDVLGFEVMRDVAPGEAVYIDMDGNLSTQQCCVDTELVPCIFEQVYFARPDSVLDGVSVYQSRVQQGVKLAQKIQREYPNLKIDAIVPIPDSSVIAAQSMAQELGVKFSGGLVKNRYIGRTFIMPGQTQRKKSVRQKLNAVRSEFEGKDVLLVDDSIVRGTTSGQIIELVREAGANKVFFASAAPPVRYPNVYGIDMPSTDELIASGRTIDEVGKLIGADFLLYQDLDDLIDCSIGMNKAIKRFDCSVFNGDYVTCDIDEDYLKALHDKRNDATKSSAENQDESGDGAFLEIYNEATREG, encoded by the coding sequence ATGTGTGGAATAGTGGGCGTAGTCGCCAAAAGTAACGTAAACCAGGCGCTTTTTGATGCCTTGACAGTGCTGCAACACCGTGGTCAAGATGCTGCAGGCATGGTGACTTGTGATAATAGTTCTCTGCATCAGCGCAAGGGCAATGGTCTTGTTCGTGATGTGTTTAGAACACGCCATATGACACGCTTGGTTGGCACTATGGGTATCGCCCATATTCGCTATCCAACCGCAGGAGGTTCAAGTCCTGCACTTGCACAGCCCTTTTATGTCAACTCGCCTTATGGCATTAGTCTGGCGCACAATGGCAATCTGACGAATGCTGAGCAACTCAGCAAAGAGGTCTTTAAGACAGATCTTCGTCATATGAACACAGACTCAGATTCCGAAGTCTTGCTCAATGTCTTTGCCCATGAAATGCAGGTACTTGGAAAGTTAAACCCTTGTGCAGACGATGTTTTCACTGCAGTAAAGCGTGTACACCAACGTTGTCGTGGCGCTTACGCCGTTGTGGCGATGATTGCTAATCGCGGTATGGTCGCTTTTCGTGACCGCTTTGGTATCCGCCCTCTAGTGATTGGTCAGCGTAAGACTGATAGCGGCACTGAATACATGGTGGCTTCTGAGTCGGTTGCGATTGATGTGTTGGGCTTTGAGGTCATGCGTGATGTCGCGCCAGGAGAGGCAGTATACATTGATATGGATGGCAACCTATCAACTCAACAGTGCTGCGTAGATACTGAGTTGGTCCCTTGTATTTTTGAGCAAGTATACTTTGCAAGACCTGATAGTGTGCTCGATGGCGTGAGTGTTTATCAGTCGCGCGTACAGCAAGGTGTTAAGCTCGCCCAGAAAATCCAGCGTGAATACCCTAATTTGAAAATTGATGCGATCGTGCCGATTCCAGATTCGAGTGTGATTGCCGCTCAATCCATGGCGCAAGAGCTAGGAGTTAAGTTCAGTGGCGGGCTCGTTAAAAACCGCTACATAGGCCGTACTTTTATCATGCCTGGCCAGACACAGCGTAAAAAATCTGTTCGACAAAAACTGAACGCAGTTCGCAGTGAGTTTGAGGGCAAAGATGTCTTGCTCGTTGATGACTCCATCGTACGTGGCACGACCAGTGGTCAGATTATTGAGTTGGTAAGAGAAGCCGGGGCAAACAAAGTATTTTTTGCTTCTGCGGCCCCCCCGGTTCGTTACCCAAATGTCTACGGCATTGATATGCCGTCTACAGATGAGCTGATTGCGTCTGGCAGAACCATCGATGAAGTTGGCAAGCTTATCGGAGCGGATTTCTTGCTTTATCAAGACTTAGACGATTTAATTGATTGTTCTATCGGCATGAACAAGGCGATCAAACGTTTCGATTGCTCTGTATTTAATGGCGATTATGTCACGTGTGACATTGATGAGGACTATTTAAAAGCACTGCATGACAAACGTAACGATGCGACAAAGTCTAGCGCAGAAAACCAAGACGAGAGTGGCGACGGCGCGTTCTTAGAAATTTATAATGAGGCGACTCGAGAGGGATAA
- a CDS encoding CvpA family protein produces the protein MNIADWVIVSTLVLSCVISLWRGFVKEALSLVVWVAAFFVAMTFGDRMNAFLVDSISTPSLRQMASFGLLFVITLVIGTLINHLVAAVVRMTGLSGTDRLLGTVFGAARGVILVLAILILAPPILGIDQDSWWKQSLLIPKFLMLEDWAREMGSMVFGWLTSIFGTSSA, from the coding sequence ATGAATATTGCTGATTGGGTGATTGTTTCGACACTGGTTCTTTCATGTGTTATCAGCTTGTGGCGCGGTTTTGTTAAAGAGGCGCTCTCACTAGTCGTGTGGGTAGCCGCCTTTTTTGTTGCCATGACATTTGGCGATAGGATGAATGCCTTCCTTGTAGACTCCATTTCAACACCTTCTCTGCGGCAGATGGCTTCTTTTGGTCTACTGTTTGTCATTACTCTCGTTATCGGCACATTAATCAATCATCTCGTGGCTGCCGTCGTACGTATGACGGGGCTCAGTGGAACAGATCGGCTGCTTGGCACTGTTTTCGGAGCTGCCAGAGGCGTTATCTTAGTACTTGCCATCCTTATATTGGCTCCCCCTATACTTGGCATTGATCAGGATAGCTGGTGGAAGCAATCATTGTTAATCCCCAAGTTTCTTATGCTAGAAGATTGGGCTAGAGAGATGGGGAGCATGGTCTTTGGCTGGCTTACTAGCATCTTCGGTACTAGCAGTGCCTAG
- a CDS encoding phosphoribosylanthranilate isomerase, producing the protein MITRVKVCGITSVEDAIQAVSCGVHAIGLVFYDKSPRHVSIQQAREIAQALPPFVSCVGLFVDAPADYVEAVLSKVKLTCLQFHGDESADYCAQFDRPWIKGIRMREGIDLDAEFSRYAEASGWLLDAYKKGVPGGTGERFDWHLVPPEFASRIILAGGLTPANVTKAITHARPYAVDVSGGVEAAPGRKDHDKISAFCGEVAGATSEIKSEQ; encoded by the coding sequence TTGATAACGAGAGTAAAAGTTTGCGGGATTACTTCTGTAGAAGACGCCATCCAGGCGGTAAGTTGCGGTGTTCACGCTATTGGTCTCGTTTTTTATGATAAGAGCCCACGTCATGTGAGTATTCAACAAGCGCGGGAAATTGCACAAGCCCTTCCTCCTTTTGTTAGCTGCGTTGGCTTGTTTGTTGATGCACCTGCTGACTATGTGGAGGCGGTTTTAAGTAAGGTAAAGCTTACATGTCTGCAGTTTCACGGAGATGAATCAGCGGATTACTGCGCTCAGTTTGATCGTCCTTGGATAAAGGGCATCCGGATGCGCGAAGGCATTGATTTGGATGCTGAATTCTCTCGTTACGCAGAGGCCTCTGGATGGCTTCTTGATGCCTACAAAAAAGGTGTGCCTGGGGGTACAGGAGAGCGCTTTGACTGGCATCTTGTTCCGCCTGAATTCGCTTCACGTATCATCCTAGCTGGAGGTTTAACCCCAGCAAACGTAACCAAAGCGATTACACATGCTAGACCGTATGCGGTTGACGTCAGTGGGGGGGTTGAAGCCGCACCTGGCCGTAAAGATCATGATAAGATTAGTGCCTTTTGTGGCGAGGTTGCCGGCGCTACTTCAGAGATAAAGAGTGAGCAATAA